The following are encoded together in the Thunnus albacares chromosome 7, fThuAlb1.1, whole genome shotgun sequence genome:
- the yars2 gene encoding tyrosine--tRNA ligase, mitochondrial, with amino-acid sequence MATSMARTCRYVSRHRSCILQSLCLTLRSSFHCSATVHNGLLFSLNKRGVLKDSFPENAAQDQLPRLLQSGAQTVYCGFDPTADSLHVGNLLAIIGLLHFRSAGHHVLAVLGGATAQIGDPSGKTSERERLSSDAAEANGRSIRESIQTIFTNHELYFHDRSRKLGTVTVLNNLSWYKDWGVVGFLSEAGRHFRMGTMLSRHSVQSRLKSEDGMSLTEFTYQVFQAYDFHHLNQIYGCKIQLGGTDQLGNLMSGHEFIHKVSGEEVYGLTVPLVTSSVGDKLGKTAGNAVWLNRDKTSPFELYQFFLRQPDASVEEYLRLFTFLPLAEVERLMEQQREDPGKRLAHKRLAAEVTKLVHGKEGLESAKRCTNALYHSSVQALEEMSDEELQELFREAPFHELLLEPGTTVIDACRKVNAVPEGPRGYRMVSEGAVWINHKRTEKPEQVLIPKLHILSNGLTLLRVGKKNFYIIKWLSL; translated from the exons ATGGCTACATCCATGGCAAGGACCTGCCGCTATGTATCACGGCATAGGTCCTGTATCCTCCAGAGTCTGTGCCTCACACTGCGGTCTAGTTTTCATTGTTCTGCTACTGTACACAACGGGCTGCTCTTCAGTCTAAACAAACGCGGTGTACTGAAGGACTCCTTCCCCGAAAACGCAGCTCAGGATCAGCTCCCTCGTCTGCTCCAGTCCGGTGCTCAGACTGTTTACTGCGGGTTTGACCCCACGGCTGACAGCCTCCATGTGGGTAACCTGCTCGCTATCATCGGCCTCCTACACTTCCGTAGCGCCGGGCATCATGTCCTCGCTGTGCTCGGAGGGGCCACGGCGCAAATCGGAGACCCGAGCGGGAAAACGAGCGAGCGGGAGCGGCTGTCCTCGGACGCTGCGGAGGCGAACGGCCGCAGCATCCGGGAGAGCATCCAGACGATTTTCACCAACCACGAACTGTACTTCCATGATCGCTCCAGGAAGCTTGGCACCGTGACAGTACTGAACAACCTGAGCTGGTACAAAGACTGGGGCGTGGTGGGGTTTCTGTCGGAGGCCGGTAGGCACTTCAGGATGGGCACCATGCTCAGCCGCCACAGCGTGCAATCCAGGCTGAAGAGTGAAGACGGCATGAGCCTGACAGAGTTCACCTACCAGGTGTTTCAAGCTTATGACTTCCACCACCTGAACCAAATATATGGCTGCAAGATTCAGCTGGGAGGCACCGACCAGCTGGGCAATTTGATGTCTGGCCACGAGTTCATTCACAA AGTGAGCGGTGAGGAGGTGTACGGCCTGACCGTCCCACTGGTGACCAGCTCTGTCGGGGACAAGCTGGGGAAGACGGCAGGCAACGCGGTGTGGCTCAACAGAGACAAGACGTCTCCCTTCGAGCTCTACCAGTTTTTTCTCAGGCAGCCCGATGCCAGCGTGGAAGA GTACCTGAGGCTGTTTACCTTTCTGCCTCTGGCGGAGGTGGAGAGGCTGatggagcagcagagagaggatCCGGGTAAACGCCTCGCACATAAACGACTGGCCGCAGAGGTGACAAAACTGGTGCATGGAAAGGAGGGCCTGGAGAGTGCTAAGAG ATGTACCAACGCGCTGTACCACAGCAGCGTGCAGGCCTTGGAGGAAATGAGTgatgaggagctgcaggagcTCTTCAGGGAGGCCCCCTTCcatgagctgctgctggagccaGGAACTACCGTGATAGACGCCTGTCGCAAGGTCAACGCCGTCCCCGAGGGACCCAGAGG GTATCGTATGGTTTCGGAGGGAGCAGTGTGGATCAACCACAAACGAACAGAAAAACCAGAGCAAGTACTGATCCCCAAACTCCACATCCTGTCCAACGGACTTACTCTGCTCAGAGTGGGCAAGAAGAACTTCTACATCATCAAATGGCTCAGTCTTTGA
- the cdkn1bb gene encoding cyclin-dependent kinase inhibitor 1Bb → MSDVRLSNGSPTLERTDPRVSDHPKPSACRSLFGSVDHEELKRDLKGHLREMDEAASAKWGFDFANHTPLANGRLEWELVDCRDVPDFYTRQPRREKGVCSAGNNNVDLNGNHNCVVVAPSEDNERSDGQMECTEQCTGLRKRPARHDPSAQSKRSHTSSEEVSCPSRSHSAEHTPRKTSPKRQT, encoded by the exons ATGTCAGATGTTCGACTTTCAAACGGGAGCCCGACGTTGGAGCGGACGGACCCCAGGGTGTCGGATCACCCGAAACCGTCAGCGTGCAGAAGCCTCTTCGGCTCGGTGGATCACGAAGAGTTAAAGAGGGATTTAAAGGGACATCTGCGGGAGATGGACGAGGCTGCCTCCGCCAAGTGGGGCTTCGACTTCGCCAATCACACGCCGCTGGCCAACGGCAGGCTCGAGTGGGAATTAGTGGATTGTAGAGACGTCCCGGATTTCTACACTAGGCAGCCGCGGAGGGAGAAGGGCGTCTGCTCCGCTGGGAATAACAATGTGGATCTAAACGGGAATCATAACTGTGTTGTGGTGGCTCCGAGCGAAGACAACGAGAGGTCTGACGGGCAGATGGAGTGCACGGAGCAGTGCACCGGGCTGAGGAAAAGACCTGCACGTCACG ACCCCTCGGCCCAAAGTAAGAGGTCACACACCAGCTCAGAGGAGGTTAGTTGTCCGAGCAGGAGCCACTCTGCAGAACACACACCCAGAAAGACCAGTCCCAAGAGGCAAACGTGA